One window of Chloroflexus aggregans DSM 9485 genomic DNA carries:
- a CDS encoding restriction endonuclease: protein MNVETTPQPVSEPTVKPSLWQRIVHSFRAIEWLQVLLVGLITAIAWCSLFLANNFLQILAGVVPVLAGIYLGRKIRSEPLANGLALGIVTFLFGLAIMAGYGLVGEAGIAPMPIIQLDTAQPPAPATLIDLLTIYFIFSAFALIPFPAFGTVMSARAEERNRQMQREIAERGGRLERPGVVRTLEDLQGLSLPQLGSYVLNLFRKKGFEFTDYRFTDKDKHLDLFLSYEGVPYLLRLSVADKVRPGTLESLLQDMKRLGVPKGVVITSTEFTPDTVKAAGGRRNVILIDGKTLFAIAEG from the coding sequence ATGAACGTCGAAACGACACCACAACCGGTGTCAGAACCAACCGTAAAACCGTCGTTATGGCAACGGATCGTTCATTCGTTTCGGGCCATCGAGTGGCTTCAGGTGCTGCTGGTTGGCCTGATTACGGCCATTGCATGGTGTTCGCTCTTCTTGGCCAATAATTTCTTGCAGATTTTAGCCGGTGTCGTGCCGGTGTTGGCCGGGATCTATCTCGGTCGCAAGATTCGGAGTGAACCGTTAGCCAACGGTCTTGCCCTTGGCATAGTAACGTTTCTCTTCGGCTTGGCGATCATGGCCGGTTACGGGCTGGTCGGTGAGGCCGGTATCGCTCCGATGCCGATCATCCAACTCGACACCGCGCAGCCGCCGGCTCCCGCTACACTGATAGATTTACTTACCATCTATTTCATCTTCTCGGCATTTGCCCTTATTCCATTCCCGGCGTTTGGCACCGTGATGTCGGCACGGGCCGAAGAGCGGAATCGCCAGATGCAACGAGAAATCGCCGAACGCGGCGGACGCCTCGAACGCCCCGGTGTGGTCCGCACGCTCGAAGACCTGCAAGGACTGTCGCTGCCTCAGTTGGGGTCGTATGTGCTGAACCTCTTTCGCAAGAAGGGCTTTGAGTTTACGGATTATCGTTTTACCGATAAAGATAAACACCTCGATCTCTTCCTTTCTTACGAAGGCGTGCCGTATCTCCTCCGCCTCTCGGTGGCCGATAAGGTCCGACCCGGTACCCTCGAGAGTTTGTTGCAAGATATGAAACGGCTGGGTGTGCCAAAAGGTGTTGTTATTACGTCAACTGAATTTACGCCCGATACCGTCAAAGCGGCCGGTGGCCGCCGTAATGTGATC